GACCGGGCCTGACAGCGTGGCCAACTTCCAGCAAGTCGTGCGGACCGTCACCTACGACAACCTTTCCGACACTCCCGACACGACAACCCGCAATATCGACTTCCAGGTCATGGGACCAGCCGCCGGCGAGGTCAGCAATACGGCCACGACCGTGGTCACAGTCGTGTCGGTTAACGACGATCCTGTTGTTGACCTCAACGGAGGCGCTGCAGGAGTCGACTTCGCCGCGACCTTCACAGAGGGCGACGGCCCGGTATCGATCGTCGACCCGACGGCCACCGTGACCGATTCTGACAACTCCACACTGGTCTCGGCTTCCGTAACCATTACCAATCCCCAAGACGGCGCCTCCGAGGTTTTGGCGGTTTCGGGCTGTCCGGTCGGCCTGACAGTGACTCCCGGCCTCAACAGTCTTGACATCTCAGGGATGCAGCCCCTGGCGGATTACCAGACCTGCTTAGCGTCGGTCACCTACGACAATATGGCCTCGCCTGCCACCCTGAGTCCCGCCCGTCTCGTTGAGTTCGTCGTCGATGACCCCGACGGCGGCACGGGGTCGGCCACCAGCACAGTCACCGTCCTTGAGCCGGCCCAGGGGATGATCAACATCGTCAAAGACACCGTTCCTGACGACCCGCAAGACTTCGCCTTCTCCACGACCGGCGGCCTGACTCCTTCTAATTTCAGTCTCGATGACGATGCAGACGGAACTTTGCCGAACACCCAGAGCTTTATGGTGGATGCCGGCAGCTACACCGTCACCGAAGCGGCAGCGGCGGGATTCGATCTGACGGCCCTCGACTGTGTGGACAGCGACGGGGGCGGAACGGCTTCCAGCGGCGATCCCGGTACGGGCGTGGCCACCATCAATCTGGAGGCGGGCGAAACGGTCACCTGCACCTTCACCAACACCAAGCGCGGCACCATCAGCATCGTCAAGGACACGGTGCCCGATGACCCCCAGGACTTTGACTACACGGCTACCGGAGGCCTGAGTCCCTCCAACTTCAGCCTCGACGACGATGCCGACGGAACGCTCTCCAACACTCAGACTTTCCTCGATATCGTGCCCGGCAGCTACACGGTCAGCGAAGCGGCCGCTGCGGGATTCGACCTGACCTCGCTGAGCTGCGTGGACAGCGACGGAGGCGGAACGGCCTCCAGCGGCGATCCCGGTACGGGCGTGGCCACCATCAATCTGGACGCGGGCGAAACGGTCACCTGCACCTTCACCAACACCAAGCTGGGCACCATCAACATCGTCAAGGACACGGTTCCCGACGACCCCCAGGACTTTGACTACACGGCTACGGGAGGCCTGAGTCCCTCCAACTTCAGTCTCGACGACGACGCTGACGGAATGCTCTCCAACACTCAGACCTTCAACAACGTCGCTCCCGGCGGCTACACGGTCAGCGAAGCGGCCACTGCGGGCTTTGACCTGACAGCTCTCGACTGTGTGGACAGCGACGGAGGCGGCACGGCTTCCAGCGGCGATCCCGCAACGGGCGTGGCCACCATCAATCTGGACGCGGGGGAAACGGTCACCTGCACCTTCACCAACACCAAGCTGGGCACCATCAACATCGTCAAGGACACGGTTCCCGACGACGCCCAGGATTTTGACTACACGGCTACGGGAGGCTTGAGTCCCTCCAACTTCAGTCTCGACGACGACGCTGACGGAATGCTCTCCAACACTCAGACCTTCAACGACGTCAGTCCCGGCGCCTACACGGTCACCGAAGCCGCGGCACCTGCCGGATTCTTTCTTTCAGAGATTGACTGCACTGACAGCGATGCCGGCGGAACGGCTTCCAGCGGCGATCCGGGAACCGGCGTGGCAACCATCAACCTGGAGGCGGGCGAAACCGTCACCTGCACCTTCACTAATGTGGCGACCGAGCCTCCCACGGCGGTTGATGACACGGTGGCAGGGGCGAGTTCTCCGGGCGACACCTACCACACAGCTCTCAACACTCCGCTTGCCGTGCCGGATGGGGCAGACGATCTCTTGAACAATGACACTCTGGGCACTCCCGAGGCGGCGTTGGTTTCCTTCGGAGGCGGAGACGCGGGCGGAACCGTGGACAGCAACGCCGCTGGCGGCACCGCCAACTTCGGAACGGGTTCTCTGCAGGTCAACGCCGACGGCAGCTTCGACTTCACGCCCGACAACAACTTTACGGGCCTGTTCACCTTCGACTACAAGATCGAAAACGTCGCCGGCAGTTCTACGGCCACCGTCACGCTGGCTGTTGGATTCCGCCCGGTTGCGGTAGCCGACTCACGCACCGCTACCGGAAACGTCAGCATCGACACCTCGACGATTCCATTCAGCGTCTTGAGCAATGATACCGGAGACCTGATCAGCTTCACCGCCATCGACGCGGCCAGCACCAATGGAGGCCAGGTGGCCCATCTGGGCTCGGGACAGTTCAGCTACAACCCGCCGCCGGGCTTCGAGGGCAACGATACCTTCGACTACAGCATGGGCAATGGCTTCGGAAACGTTTCCGCCACGGTCACCGTCACCGTCAGCGACATGATCTGGTTCGTGGACGCAACGGCCATGTGCCCCTGCGACGGACGCCTGAGTAATCCTTTCAACGAACTGGCTGGCGCGGGCGGCAGCGCCTTCGATACAAATGCCGCCGATGACCCTGGCGACAACATCTTTTTGGCCGACGGCTCCTACACCGGAGGATTGACCCTGCTGGCCAGCCAGCGATTGATCGGCGACGGCTCCACGGGGACTCTGGCCGGTCTGACCGGCATCACTTTGGCGCCGGGAAGCGCGTCCCTGCCCACCTTCTCGGGCACCGATCCCACTATCACAACCACCAACGTCAACGCCCTCACGCTGGGCAGCAACAATACCGTTCGCGGTCTGACCATCGGCAACACGGGCACCGGCACCGGGATCATCGGCAACTTCGGCACGCTGGTGGTCCGTGAGGCGACGATCTCGGGGACGGGACAGGCGCTGGATTTGAGCAACGGCACCTTGGACGCCATTTTCGACGCCGTCTCCTCCACCAGCGGCACCCATGGGGTCGACCTCGACACGGTTTCGGGTTCCATCGACATGAACGGCGGGGCGCTCTCCGGCTCCACCTCCAGTGCCTTCGTGGTCAACAACAGCAGTGCCACGGTCGAATACAACGGCACCATCACCAACACTTCGGGCCGATCGGTGGACGTGCAGGGAAGCACCAGTACAGTGACCTTCACAGCGCTGATCAACGACGACGGCAGCGGCGTGTTTCTCAACAACAACACGAATGGAACGATCAACTTCCAGGGCGGCATGAATCTCGACACGGGCGCGAATACCGCCTTTACGGCCACCGGGGGCGGGACGGTCAACGCCACCGGCGTCAACACCATCGGCTCTGCCGGAACGCCTATTACGGGGCAGGCCGTCAATATCGCCAACACTACCATCGGGGCCGGCGATGTGACCTTCCGGTCGGTCTTCGTCAATGGCGGAACCACCGCCATCAACCTCAACACGACCGGCACCATGGGCAGTTTCATCATTACCGGCGTGGACGGACCCTGCGGCAATACGGCCATGGCCAAGGACTGTGACGGCGGCATCATTCAGAACACGACCGGAAACTCGATTGTCCTCAACAGCACTTCAGCCCCGTCCTTCTCGAACCTGCGTGTCACTGGCAGCGGAGCCAACGGCATCAGCGGCACCAGCGTGACCGGCTTCACGCTCAACGACTGCGACATCACCATGAACGGTGATGCCGTCAATGAAGGCGGGCTGCGCTTTGACGCCAATCTCCTGGGTACGGCGACGATCTCCAACAGTCTCATCAGCGGTTCGGCTGAACACAACATCGAGATCGTCAACAACACCGGCGTCCTGACGCT
The sequence above is drawn from the Acidobacteriota bacterium genome and encodes:
- a CDS encoding Ig-like domain-containing protein, yielding MSRRIPPFAVRLTWLLALLLAAPFLWAQSADLDNDGDVDRDDILIILMALNEPAMAMDPRDLDNDGTITILDARKAVIQCDRNLCATEDQQPPQIDLNGPPPDTGTGFAATFTENGGPVSVADSDATVEDNDMSQLESATVTIRTLFDAADEVLAADTTGTSIAAAYNPATGVLTLTGPDSVANFQQVVRTVTYDNLSDTPDTTTRNIDFQVMGPAAGEVSNTATTVVTVVSVNDDPVVDLNGGAAGVDFAATFTEGDGPVSIVDPTATVTDSDNSTLVSASVTITNPQDGASEVLAVSGCPVGLTVTPGLNSLDISGMQPLADYQTCLASVTYDNMASPATLSPARLVEFVVDDPDGGTGSATSTVTVLEPAQGMINIVKDTVPDDPQDFAFSTTGGLTPSNFSLDDDADGTLPNTQSFMVDAGSYTVTEAAAAGFDLTALDCVDSDGGGTASSGDPGTGVATINLEAGETVTCTFTNTKRGTISIVKDTVPDDPQDFDYTATGGLSPSNFSLDDDADGTLSNTQTFLDIVPGSYTVSEAAAAGFDLTSLSCVDSDGGGTASSGDPGTGVATINLDAGETVTCTFTNTKLGTINIVKDTVPDDPQDFDYTATGGLSPSNFSLDDDADGMLSNTQTFNNVAPGGYTVSEAATAGFDLTALDCVDSDGGGTASSGDPATGVATINLDAGETVTCTFTNTKLGTINIVKDTVPDDAQDFDYTATGGLSPSNFSLDDDADGMLSNTQTFNDVSPGAYTVTEAAAPAGFFLSEIDCTDSDAGGTASSGDPGTGVATINLEAGETVTCTFTNVATEPPTAVDDTVAGASSPGDTYHTALNTPLAVPDGADDLLNNDTLGTPEAALVSFGGGDAGGTVDSNAAGGTANFGTGSLQVNADGSFDFTPDNNFTGLFTFDYKIENVAGSSTATVTLAVGFRPVAVADSRTATGNVSIDTSTIPFSVLSNDTGDLISFTAIDAASTNGGQVAHLGSGQFSYNPPPGFEGNDTFDYSMGNGFGNVSATVTVTVSDMIWFVDATAMCPCDGRLSNPFNELAGAGGSAFDTNAADDPGDNIFLADGSYTGGLTLLASQRLIGDGSTGTLAGLTGITLAPGSASLPTFSGTDPTITTTNVNALTLGSNNTVRGLTIGNTGTGTGIIGNFGTLVVREATISGTGQALDLSNGTLDAIFDAVSSTSGTHGVDLDTVSGSIDMNGGALSGSTSSAFVVNNSSATVEYNGTITNTSGRSVDVQGSTSTVTFTALINDDGSGVFLNNNTNGTINFQGGMNLDTGANTAFTATGGGTVNATGVNTIGSAGTPITGQAVNIANTTIGAGDVTFRSVFVNGGTTAINLNTTGTMGSFIITGVDGPCGNTAMAKDCDGGIIQNTTGNSIVLNSTSAPSFSNLRVTGSGANGISGTSVTGFTLNDCDITMNGDAVNEGGLRFDANLLGTATISNSLISGSAEHNIEIVNNTGVLTLLTISGSEIADNSAALGADGLLLETQGTAQATVSVSNSRFDDNQSDGIQISAIGSSSASLTVIDSTFTSSLEASPGGSVAARAIVLSAFTNADLTFDIGGPGDANTFTNFSPNIGEEAINVALGSTSTTSSITNGKIRNNTFTNSGGAVGIDVRGDGLLRMLIDANIANTTARQAIDIITGDAVGDAADVDLTITNNDLTVSGTAANPNNEAIAFLGDRDTNSCLNVRGNTGVASGTREDIAIEDFTTASGTVRLESGATDCGGSPCADGEAHLLANNTITDAFTDPLVLVAPGTCDTPP